From the Rhodococcus sp. NBC_00297 genome, one window contains:
- a CDS encoding Rv1157c family protein, producing the protein MRDIGTTGTRAAARRVLSGVAVAAACAFVAPAAAGAAPAPVLPLPAEVPVVPGYEALAALAPTLLDAAERDAASPQSDLLVRAKALLATAPLSDQAKRILTSIITFLDGSGGGGPEIPQNGPVISQFFYPTVGKGCISATADSVASALAVPGPAQLPPPGPAAGQAGFVFTALGTAPLADVQAAPLTANWVNVDTGRTGATVLTGAAGINPDGPATLSALADTGTGRVLAAVSGSISTEAGITCSFLPTIGAFVV; encoded by the coding sequence ATGCGGGACATCGGGACAACGGGAACGCGCGCCGCAGCGCGACGTGTTCTGAGCGGAGTGGCCGTCGCCGCCGCCTGCGCCTTCGTCGCACCCGCTGCGGCAGGCGCAGCACCCGCCCCCGTCCTGCCGCTGCCCGCCGAGGTTCCGGTGGTGCCGGGCTACGAGGCACTGGCCGCCCTGGCCCCCACCCTGCTCGACGCCGCGGAGCGCGACGCAGCGTCGCCGCAGAGCGATCTGCTGGTGCGCGCGAAGGCGCTGCTGGCCACGGCCCCGCTGTCGGACCAGGCGAAGCGCATCCTCACCAGCATCATCACGTTCCTCGACGGCAGCGGTGGTGGCGGCCCCGAGATCCCCCAGAACGGCCCGGTCATCTCGCAGTTCTTCTACCCCACCGTCGGCAAGGGCTGCATCTCGGCCACGGCCGACTCCGTCGCGAGCGCGCTCGCGGTACCCGGCCCGGCACAGTTGCCGCCTCCCGGACCCGCAGCCGGTCAGGCCGGCTTCGTCTTCACGGCACTCGGCACCGCACCGCTCGCCGACGTGCAGGCAGCGCCGCTGACGGCGAACTGGGTCAACGTCGACACGGGTCGCACCGGAGCGACCGTGCTCACGGGTGCCGCGGGGATCAACCCCGACGGCCCGGCCACGCTCTCGGCACTCGCGGACACCGGGACCGGTCGCGTCCTGGCCGCCGTCTCCGGGTCGATCAGCACCGAGGCCGGCATCACGTGCAGCTTCCTGCCGACCATCGGTGCCTTCGTCGTCTGA